In Malaclemys terrapin pileata isolate rMalTer1 chromosome 10, rMalTer1.hap1, whole genome shotgun sequence, the following are encoded in one genomic region:
- the LOC128844437 gene encoding migration and invasion enhancer 1-like produces MQIPEDQVGNISKISSFYEAVSVSKKPGYAARYQELAKKIKEQVPDAEISDEVGRKGSFEVKINGKLIFSKIETSGFPFSEDIVEAVKKIKDGGSCEKIIRNKKICILQ; encoded by the exons ATGCAAATTCCAGAAGACCAGGTTGGAAACATATCTAAGATTTCCTCCTTTTATGAAGCAGTCTCTGTTTCCAAGAAACCTG GGTACGCAGCCCGTTATCAGGAGCTTGCCAAGAAAATCAAGGAGCAAGTTCCTGATGCGGAGATTTCAGATGAAGTGGGCAGGAAAG GAAGCTTTGAAGTGAAGATAAATGGCAAGCTGATATTTTCTAAGATCGAAACCTCTGGCTTTCCTTTTTCAGAAGAT ATTGTGGAAGCAGTCAAAAAAATTAAGGATGGAGGAAGCTGTGAGAAGATCATCAGGAACAAAAAAATTTGCATCCTTCAGTAG
- the USP50 gene encoding inactive ubiquitin carboxyl-terminal hydrolase 50, whose amino-acid sequence MASPSTSTPDDFNIFYALHFLSRPTRPPSSETVHLEHSKDSSEESNNETSQLYQGLTGLRNLGNTCYMNAVLQCLCSISPLVEYFLSGKYVTALHKENGEVATAFAYLMADMWLGEFECISPEVFRSVIGDLCPAFTKKTQQDAQEFLIYVLNELHEALKKSCKRRCYGNTSTSREDRGTGSETSIITQLFEGQLSYDITCLACQTTTDKNEVFTVLSLPIPSESACSLQDCLECFFQQDTLTWNNQIHCSFCGTKQDAAVKANIGKAPKMVIFHLKRFDYQGSYKRKLGTNIYYPLSNLDLSPYIYPLFRKNPKYNLCAVVNHFGYLDGGHYTAFCKHTLSQNWYSFDDAQVSEIPQASVQSAAAYLLFYSCKAFSVPTKPHKY is encoded by the exons ATGGCTTCCCCATCAACATCGACACCTGATGATTTCAATATATTTTATGCCCT GCACTTCCTATCGCGACCCACACGCCCTCCCAG CTCTGAAACTGTGCACCTGGAGCATTCAAAGGATTCTAGTGAGGAATCCAACAATGAGACAAGCCAACTGTACCAAGGCCTCACTGGCCTGCGTAACTTGGGGAACACTTGCTACATGAATGCAGTTTTGCAGTGCCTCTGCAGTATATCCCCATTGGTGGAGTATTTTCTCTCAGGGAAGTATGTAACTGCCCTACACAA GGAAAACGGTGAGGTTGCTACTGCCTTTGCCTATTTGATGGCCGATATGTGGCTGGGAGAGTTTGAGTGCATCTCACCAGAGGTGTTTCGTTCAGTCATCGGCGACTTATGCCCGGCTTTTACCAAGAAGACTCAGCAGGATGCCCAGGAGTTTCTGATATACGTACTGAACGAATTACATGAGGCGCTTAAGAAG TCATGCAAAAGGAGATGCTATGGGAACACATCCACTTCTAGGGAAGATAGGGGAACTGGCAGTGAAACATCAATCATCACCCAGCTATTTGAGGGGCAGCTCAGTTATGACATTACATGCCTGGCATGTCAGACCACCACCGATAAGAACGAGGTCTTTACAGTTCTCTCTCTTCCCATTCCTTCTGAGAGTGCCTGCTCTCTACAG GACTGTCTTGAATGTTTCTTTCAACAAGACACACTGACATGGAACAATCAAATTCACTGCTCCTTCTGTGGAACTAAGCAAGATGCTGCAGTAAAGGCCAACATAGGCAAGGCGCCAAAGATGGTTATTTTTCACTTAAAGAG gtTTGACTATCAAGGCAGCTACAAAAGGAAACTGGGGACTAACATCTACTATCCACTAAGCAACTTGGATCTTTCGCCTTATATTTATCCACTCTTTCGGAAGAATCCAAAATACAACTTGTGTGCTGTGGTG AACCATTTTGGTTATCTGGATGGTGGCCATTATACGGCATTCTGCAAGCACACGCTCTCCCAGAACTGGTACAGCTTCGATGACGCACAGGTCAGCGAGATTCCACAAGCCTCCGTGCAGTCTGCTGCAGCTTATCTCCTATTCTACAGCTGTAAAGCCTTCTCTGTACCTACCAAACCCCATAAGTACTAG